The Labilibaculum sp. sequence AGGAAGATTAATCGAACGAATTAACAAGGCCTTCATTTGAATGTTATTCTTTTTCAGAATAATAGAAGTCTCTTGAATGATAGCATCTTCAACTTCTTTTCTTTTTGTAGAATAAATTTCTTCAGCATTATATCTACCAGCTACCTGTCTCACCGATGATCTAACCTCAGGAATAACTAACTGATTAATATAATCTTTACCAAAAATCTCGTGCAAATATCCAATTTTATTGTACTCCGGATTGAATCGAACAGACACATCAATATTTAGTGATAAACCACTTTTATCCAAAACATCCATGGTTTCTTCACTTTTCTGCTCACGAACTATATAAACATTCATCTTATTCCAAGGAGCAATAATATGAAATCCTGGTTGAGCAACATGCTCTTTGTCCAGTCCTCCGGAAAATTTACGGAAAATAACTCCACGTTCACCTGGTTGTAAAGTAACGAACATACTCGATCCTGATAAGACCAAAATTACGGCCAAAATTCCCAGAACAATTAAAAAATAAGGTTGCTTCTTCATGATTTTGTATTTCAATTATATTTCTAATTCTTGTTAAATATAGTACAATTATGTCAGATTTTGAAGAATCTTGCATGGGTAAATTTGAAAATCACGTCTCTTATCAAAAGAAACTATTTGGTTAGTTTGAAGATTGAGTTTTTTTACATATTTTCGGCTCTTTACTCTTGTAAATTTTAAAAATCATGGAAAAAATAAAATCATCAGAATTAATAATAAATCCTGACGGAAGTGTTTTTCACTTACACCTTAAACCGGAACATCTTGCTGACACAGTAATTCTCGTTGGAGATCCCGGACGTGTTGAGTTAGTTGCCAGTTATTTTGACAGTGTGGAATGTACGATATCAAACCGCGAGTTTGTAACAAAAACCGGAAGCTATAAAGGAAAACGATTTTCGGTTCTTTCAACAGGAATTGGCACCGACAATATAGACATTGTAGTGAACGAACTAGATGCTTTGGTGAATATCGATTTGGAAACACGAACACCTAAAAAAGAGCACACCACTTTAAATTTGGTTAGAATTGGAACTTCCGGAGCTTTACAGGGAAATATTCCTGTTGATTCCTTTTTGCTATCCAACAAATCGATAGGATTTGACGGAATGCTAAATTTTTATGCCGACAGAGATTCCGTATCCGAATTGGATTTTGAAGATGCATTTAAGAAGTATGTGAATTGGGATCATAAACTAGCTTCTCCCTATGTTGTTCCCGCATCAAAAAGCCTATTGGACATTTTAGATGGCGGCGACATGACCAGAGGTGTTACTATCTCGGCGAATGGATTTTACGGACCTCAGGGCAGAGTTCTTCGCCTTCAGACTTTGGATCCTGATTTGAATGATAAAATCGAAAAATTCGAATACAAAGGAGAGAAAATCACCAATTACGAAATGGAAAGTTCGGCAATATTTGGACTTTCAGCAATGTTAGGACATGAGTCGGTTGCTGTTTGTGCAATAATTGCGAATAGAATTACCAAAGATGCAAGCAAAGATTATCATCCAACGATAAAAAAACTAATTCAAACCGTTTTAGATCGACTAAGTAAATAGCTTTTGCCCTTACTATCAAATATTTAACCCGCAAGATTGCTTTTCCTTGCGGGTTTTACTATATTTATTGAGGACTAAAGCTATTATCATGAATAAGAATAAGTTAGAAGCTCTATTATCCTTACTGGATGATCCTGATAAAGAAATTTATAGAAGTGTCGAAAAAGAACTAATAGAGCTAGCGGTTAGTGCAATACCACAACTGGAAGATTTCTGGCTGGAATCAAAGAGTCCCCTCTTTCAGGAAAGACTGGAAATGGTAATCAACAAAATTCAGTTTAAGACCGTTAAGAAAGAGCTTGTCGCGTGGAGTTCCGCTAAAAATCCGAACCTAATAGATGGCGCGATTCTGGTGAATAAAAGTTACAATCCAAATCTGTTGATAGATCCTATCCGAAAAAGCATTCAGAAAATAAAAGATGATGTAAGTTTAGAACTAAACGATAATCTTACCGCATTAGAAAAAATTAAGATTCTAAATCATTTTTTCTACAACATATACAACTATCAAGCTCTCTCGCCCAATCAACCAACAAATTGGGATGGTGACATCAGCACTGTTTTATCGCAAAAACATGGCAATTATATAATAATTGCAATTATTTATGCAGGTATCGCCCAAGAACTAAACATTCCCGTATACGGTATAAATCTTCCTGACAGTGTTATACTTTGTTATAAAGATGAATTAGCTGCCAAATCAAATATGGAAAACACCAAGTCTATTCTTTTTTACATCAATCCTATTGATAAAGGGACAGTATTCGGACAAAAGGATTTACAACAAATCATCAAAGCTAAAAATATCGCAAACAAAGCCCAGTTCTATAAATTAGCATCCAACACAAGTATGATAAAAAGATTGGTTCAACATGAAATTAATGTGTACAAAAAACTGAACCTAAATAGCTTCATACCCAATTTCAAAGAATTGTTTCGCTCCATATAAAAAAAGCCCGTTTCATTAAGAAACGGGCTTTTTACTAATTTATATATTTTATTACTTCGCGTAATTAATCGCTCTTGTTTCTCTAATTACAGTAATCTTAACCTGGCCAGGATAGGTCATTTCGTCCTGAATCTTTTGAGCAATATCTAAGGACAATGTTTCAGCTTCTTTATCAGAAACTTTATCGCTTCCAACAATTACCCTCAATTCTCTACCTGCCTGAATAGCATATGTTTTAAGCACACCAGGATGCGATAATGCCAAATTCTCAAGATCCTTCAATCTCTTGATATATGACTCTACAATTTCTCTTCTTGCTCCAGGACGTGCACCTGAAATAGCATCACAAGCCTGAATAATTGGAGAAATCATCGATGTCATTTCAATTTCGTCATGGTGAGCACCAATAGCATTACAGATATCCGGCTTCTCTTTGTATTTTTCAGCCAATTTCATACCCAAAATTGCATGTGGTAATTCCGGCTCTTCATCCGGCACCTTTCCAATATCATGCAACAGACCAGCACGTTTCGCTCTTTTCGCATTCAATCCAAGCTCAGTTGCCATGATAGCACAAAGATTAGCTGTTTCCCGCGAGTGCTGCAATAAATTTTGTCCGTAAGATGAACGATACTTCATTTTACCAACCAAACGAATCAATTCAGGATGCAATCCATGAACACCCAAGTCAATTGCAGTGCGTTTTCCAGTCTCAATAATTTCTTCTTCGATCTGCTTACGAACCTTATTAACAACTTCTTCAATTCTTGCCGGGTGAATACGCCCATCAGTAACCAATTGATGCAATGCCAATCTGGCAATCTCACGTCTAACAGGATCAAAACCAGAAAGAACAATAGCTTCAGGAGTGTCATCTACTATTATCTCAATACCGGTAGCAGCTTCCAAAGCACGAATGTTGCGACCTTCACGACCAATAATTCTACCTTTTATTTCATCCGATTCAATATGAAAAATCGTAACTGAATTTTCTATCGCTGTTTCAGTAGCTACACGTTGGATCGTTTTCACAACTACTTTTTTAGCTTCCATATTAGCTGTCATCTTGGCCTCTTCCATGATTTCATTCACGTAAGACATGGCCTCGGTTTTCGCTACATCACGCATAGAATCGATCAATTGAGTTTTGGCCTCTTCTCCGGATAAACCGGAAATCTTTTCCAACTGCTCGATTTGCTGCTTTTTTGCCTTCTCCAACTCATCAGATTTTCTTTCCACCAAATCAATTTGAACGGTCAAATTCTCACGAACGATATCAACCTCTTTCTTTTTGCGCTGAAATTCATCTATTCGTTGATTTAAAGCATTTTCCCTTTGTTTGTATTTCGTCTCAGCTGCAAGTAATTTATTATTTCTTGAGTTGATTTGTTTCTCATGCTCTGTTTTCAATTGGAAAAATTTCTCTTTTGCCTGAAGAATCTTATCTTTTTTGATCACTTCCGCTTCCGATTGGGCATCCCTAATTATTGAGCTGCTTCTGGCTTTAAGAGTCTTTTGCAAAACAAAGTAAGAAACAATGCCACCACCAACAAACGCAATGGACCCTATTATTATTTCAATCATATCATAGAATATTAAGTCAGTATTATTATATATATAAAATGCAACCCGTACTATCACTCAGGCTTACAAAAATAACGTTCAATAGACCACTCTTATCGCACCAAAAGATACAAGAAAAATGACTACAAAACATTAAAATTGCGATCAGCTTAAGAAATAATGCGGGTTACAACTTTCCTACTAAGAATGTAAACTACTCTTTATCTAAAAATTCTCTTAACTCCTGCTCCATTGCCTTGACCTCTTCAAGAACCGGGGAAACATCAGTTTTATTTTCAGCTTCAATAACTTTAATTACGTACTGTAACGAAGCCATTGCTAAAAAATCCTGAGTATCTTTATCTTTATATCGTTGTTTGTATTGCAATACTTTTTCATTAATCATTTTTGCAGCTTTCCGGATAACCTCTTCCTGGTTACGATCTATCTTCAAAGGATAAAACCGATCCGCTACATTAACTCTTATTGAAAGTTTTTCGTCCATAAACAAATTCTACCTGTTTAAAAGAGCAATACATTTATCAATCTCCCGCACAATTCGGTTAATTTTAACCTTAGCCTCCTGCGAATCGCCGCTATTCGCAGCAAATGTTTTGGCTAACTTTAATGTATTGTATTGATGGTCGAGTTCTTCCCTTTCCCTTTTCAGAATTTCAAGCTTTTCCATGAGCTCCAATTTCTCATGAATTAAAGATTCTTTCTCCTGTTTAGATTTCCGGTACAACAAAATCAGTTCCGAAATTTGTCCTTTCAAACTATTCAGTACTTCGTTTGGCTCTTGATCCATCATTAAAATTTTTCTTTTACAAAATTAACATTGCTGAGAAGATTATCAAATATATTAGTTTGTATTTTGTAAATCATTTCAGAAAAAATAGGTTTTTTTGTAGTTTTGATAATCCTTTCACAAAACCAGTATTTATAATATGAAGATAACCAGAACATCCACAATTCTCATACTATTGTTATTACTATTTTCATTTTCTAAACAAATATACTCTCAGAGTATAATATTCCCTCAAAATTATTTTCGCTCACCCGTTGATTTTGACATAACATTATCAGGTAACTTTGCAGAACTCCGTAACAATCATTTTCATTCCGGTATCGATATCAGAACATTTACAACAGGTAAAAAAGTATACGCGGTTGCTGATGGTTTCGTAAGCAGAATTAAAATATCCTCAGGAGGTTATGGAAAAGCAATTTATATCGATCATCCAAATGGTTACACCTCTGTTTTTGCTCATCTTGATCATTTCAACAAGGATATTGAGGAATTTGTCAAGTCATATCAATATCAAAACAACAGTTTCGAATTTGATTTAAATATAAACAAGGATGAAATGTTAATTAAAAAAGGCACTGTAATTGCATTTTCAGGAAATACAGGTTCATCTGCTGGTCCGCATTTGCATTTCGAAATAAGAGATACAAAATCGGAACATCCTCTTAATCCATTACTTTTTGGTTTCAAAATAAAAGATACTACCCCACCAAAAATATTCAATTTATATGCCTACCCTCTCGATTCTGCAAGCAATGTAAATGGTTTTAACAGCAGACAAAACTTTCCGGTTACTTTCTATAACAATGCATTTCATTTAAAAGGTGATCCTAAACTGAAATTACTGGGAAATATTGGATTTGCTCTTGAAACAAATGACTATATGGATAATACATGGGGAAAGTGCGGCATTTTTGACATGAAAATGAAAATAAATGACACATTAATCTCAAGTTATTCTTTTGAAGAGTTTTCTTTTGACGAATCGACCTACATCAACAGTCACCTTGATTACGAATTAAATGTATCGCAGAACAAACGTATTCATAAAACTTTTAAAGAGCCAAATAATCAACTTAGTATTTATTCGAAGATGAAAGACAATGGGATCTTTAAGTTTAAAAAGAGCACTGATTACAAAATTGATTTTCTTGTTTCTGATGCAAATCTGAATAAAAGCACTCTTAGAATTTACGCAGCAGGAAACGAAATTGAAAAGATTTTTCCGGAAGGTGATTTTGAAATATTAATGAACTATAAAAAAGAGAACATTTTCAAAAAAGAAAATCTAGAATTAAAATTTCCAAAGAATAGTTTCTATACAAACATTCCGTTTACCTATTCCGCGGAACAAGATTCAAACTATCTTTCGGATATTCACTCCATAAACAGTGAAAAAGTTCCAGTACACAACTATTATACAATCTCAATAAAGCCCAAATCTATACCTAAGGGAAAATCCAATAAGCTCCTTATAGTCCGAATAGATGAAAAAGGAGAACCAACAAACGAAGGGGGAATTTATTTCGATGATTCAGTAAAAACAAAGTCGAGGTATTTTGGAAAATTTGCCGTAAGCATGGATACAATTCCTCCTATGATTCAACCCATTACCAATTTTAACCTTAAATCCCTAAACGGACAGAAATCAATCAGATTCACCATTAAAGATGAACTGTCAGGGATAAAATCATACGAAGGATCAATTGATGGTAAATGGGTGCTATTTGAATATGACGCTAAAAATGATCTTTTATTTTATGTTTTTGACAGCAAAAGATTAGCTCCGAATAAAAATCATCAGTTGCAAGTAAGGGTGACAGATCAAGTTGACAACGAGGAAATATTCACAACTAATTTTATCTGGTAATTCAATATGTCTATACTAAAAACTTCAGATTTCCATAAATCCATTCAAACACTATCTATAGTCTGATAAATCAAGACTTTTATCATTTTTATCTACTGATTTTTTTTTATTTTTGTACCACCGAAAACGGTTTAATTCAGTATTGAATACATTTAAAATAGTTAAACATGAAAAAGATTTTTGTAGTTGCTGCTCTTCTAATGTTGGTGTCTGCTTTTTCAACTCCAAGTGCCAGAGCATGCACGAATTACCTAATAACCCGTGGAGCTTCCACCGATGGTTCTAATATGATTACATATGCAGCAGATTCGCATGTATTATACGGAGAACTATATTTTCGTCCTGCTGCAGATTGGGCAGAAGGAACAATGATTAATGTTTACGAATGGGATACCGGAAAATTACTTGGTGAAATCCCTCAAATTTCTCACACATATTCTGTAGTTGGTAACATGAATGAATTTCAGGTAGCCATTGGAGAAACTACTTATGGAGGCCGCTCAGAATTAGGATCTCAAGAGGGAGCTATAATTGATTACGGAAGTCTTATCTACCTATCTTTACAGAGATCAAAAAACGCACGTGAAGCGATTAAAGTAATGACTGAGCTTGTTGAAACCTATGGCTATTACAGTTCTGGTGAGTCATTCTCAATTTCTGATGCTAATGAAGTTTGGATTTTAGAGATGATTGGTAAAGGAAATGGTGAAAAAGGTGCAGTTTGGGTAGCTCGTATGATTCCCGACGGATATGTTAGCGGTCACGCAAATCAAGCCCGAATCACTACTTTTCCATTAGAAGGTAAAACCTCAATCTCTTCAGATAAAATGGATAAAATATTTAATCCTGAAGTTCAGAATATTTACGCAAAAGATGTTATCTCATTTGCAAAAGAAAAAGGATACTATCCTAAGGACGGAAAAAATAAAGATTTTAGTTTTTCTGACACATATGCTCCAGTTGATTTTGGCGGTGCCAGATTTTGTGAAATTAGAGTATGGTCTTTCTTTAATGATGTAAAAGAAGGAATGGATCAATATTTTGACTATTGCAAGGGAAAGATTGAACACGACGATAAAGGTTATGCTACCAACAGAATGCCTTTGTGGATTAAACCGGACCACAAAATCAATGTCCTTGAAGTAATGGATTTCATGAGAAATCATTTAGAAGGTACAGATTTAGATATGTCAAAAGATATGGGTGCGGGCCCTTACGGAAATCCATACCGATGGAGACCTCTAACCTGGAAGGTAGATGGTGTTGCGTATTGTAATGAACGTGCTACTGCTACTCAACAAACAGGCTTCTCGTTTGTTGCTCAAAGTAGAAACTGGTTGCCTGATGCCGTTGGTGGTATTAACTGGTTTGGTGTTGATGATGCATCTTCATCAGTTTATTTCCCTGTATATTGTGGAATTACCAGAGTTCCAGCAACATTTGCCGTTGGAAATGGAAAAATGATGGATTTCACAAGTAAATCTGCATTTTGGGTATTCAATCAGGTGAGTAATTTTGCCTATACCCGTTATAATGAAATACATCCCGAAATTGCAGCTAAACAAAAGGCTTTAGAGACTAAGTACCTTGCTTTCACCAATATTATTGATCTGGCTGCTGAAGGAATGTTTAAGAAAAACAAAGCCACAGCAATTGAATTCTTAACAGATTTCTCTTGTAACCAAGGAAATAATCTTGTGGCAGAATGGAAAGATTTTTATGGCTACCTTTTTGCAAAATTTATGGATGGAAACATTAAAGAAAAAGATGGCAGCAATCAAAATCCAAAAGTTAAACAACCTGGATATAGCGAAGAATTTTACAAGACAATTGTAAAAACAACAGGAGACAAGCTAAAAGTTGTTGGCAATGCCCATTAACAACTAACAAATACTAAAAAAGGAACCTTTTGAGTTCCTTTTTTTTGTTCCTTATTTATTTAAACCTTTTTATAACTAAGCACATCCATCAGATATCCGATTATTTTTATGAATTAAGAATCATAAAGAAAAAATAACTTCATTAGGATGTATTTATAGATTTTTTTATTAATTTCGCGTCGAATTCGTGCGTAATCTCTGACATGGTAACAGATGAATATGTTTACATTGCGCTCGTGAACTTTAACAAATTAAGACAATGGATTTAATTAAAATTGCAGAAGAAGCTTTCGCTACAGGTGTTCAAAATCCTGAATTCAAAGCTGGGGATACTATTAGTGTTTCTTACAAAATTAAAGAGGGAAACAAAGAAAGAATCCAGATTTTTAGAGGTGTTGTTATTCAGATTAAAGGTACTGGCACAACTAAAACTTTTACAATCAGAAAAATGTCTGGTAACGTAGGTGTTGAAAGAATCATTCCACTTTGTTCTCCATTCATTGATAAAATTGAAGTGAACAAAAGAGGTCGTGTTAGAAGAGCAAGAATTTTCTATCTACGTGCACTTACAGGTAAAA is a genomic window containing:
- a CDS encoding nucleoside phosphorylase, coding for MEKIKSSELIINPDGSVFHLHLKPEHLADTVILVGDPGRVELVASYFDSVECTISNREFVTKTGSYKGKRFSVLSTGIGTDNIDIVVNELDALVNIDLETRTPKKEHTTLNLVRIGTSGALQGNIPVDSFLLSNKSIGFDGMLNFYADRDSVSELDFEDAFKKYVNWDHKLASPYVVPASKSLLDILDGGDMTRGVTISANGFYGPQGRVLRLQTLDPDLNDKIEKFEYKGEKITNYEMESSAIFGLSAMLGHESVAVCAIIANRITKDASKDYHPTIKKLIQTVLDRLSK
- a CDS encoding C69 family dipeptidase; the encoded protein is MKKIFVVAALLMLVSAFSTPSARACTNYLITRGASTDGSNMITYAADSHVLYGELYFRPAADWAEGTMINVYEWDTGKLLGEIPQISHTYSVVGNMNEFQVAIGETTYGGRSELGSQEGAIIDYGSLIYLSLQRSKNAREAIKVMTELVETYGYYSSGESFSISDANEVWILEMIGKGNGEKGAVWVARMIPDGYVSGHANQARITTFPLEGKTSISSDKMDKIFNPEVQNIYAKDVISFAKEKGYYPKDGKNKDFSFSDTYAPVDFGGARFCEIRVWSFFNDVKEGMDQYFDYCKGKIEHDDKGYATNRMPLWIKPDHKINVLEVMDFMRNHLEGTDLDMSKDMGAGPYGNPYRWRPLTWKVDGVAYCNERATATQQTGFSFVAQSRNWLPDAVGGINWFGVDDASSSVYFPVYCGITRVPATFAVGNGKMMDFTSKSAFWVFNQVSNFAYTRYNEIHPEIAAKQKALETKYLAFTNIIDLAAEGMFKKNKATAIEFLTDFSCNQGNNLVAEWKDFYGYLFAKFMDGNIKEKDGSNQNPKVKQPGYSEEFYKTIVKTTGDKLKVVGNAH
- a CDS encoding M23 family metallopeptidase — translated: MKITRTSTILILLLLLFSFSKQIYSQSIIFPQNYFRSPVDFDITLSGNFAELRNNHFHSGIDIRTFTTGKKVYAVADGFVSRIKISSGGYGKAIYIDHPNGYTSVFAHLDHFNKDIEEFVKSYQYQNNSFEFDLNINKDEMLIKKGTVIAFSGNTGSSAGPHLHFEIRDTKSEHPLNPLLFGFKIKDTTPPKIFNLYAYPLDSASNVNGFNSRQNFPVTFYNNAFHLKGDPKLKLLGNIGFALETNDYMDNTWGKCGIFDMKMKINDTLISSYSFEEFSFDESTYINSHLDYELNVSQNKRIHKTFKEPNNQLSIYSKMKDNGIFKFKKSTDYKIDFLVSDANLNKSTLRIYAAGNEIEKIFPEGDFEILMNYKKENIFKKENLELKFPKNSFYTNIPFTYSAEQDSNYLSDIHSINSEKVPVHNYYTISIKPKSIPKGKSNKLLIVRIDEKGEPTNEGGIYFDDSVKTKSRYFGKFAVSMDTIPPMIQPITNFNLKSLNGQKSIRFTIKDELSGIKSYEGSIDGKWVLFEYDAKNDLLFYVFDSKRLAPNKNHQLQVRVTDQVDNEEIFTTNFIW
- a CDS encoding transglutaminase family protein, whose protein sequence is MNKNKLEALLSLLDDPDKEIYRSVEKELIELAVSAIPQLEDFWLESKSPLFQERLEMVINKIQFKTVKKELVAWSSAKNPNLIDGAILVNKSYNPNLLIDPIRKSIQKIKDDVSLELNDNLTALEKIKILNHFFYNIYNYQALSPNQPTNWDGDISTVLSQKHGNYIIIAIIYAGIAQELNIPVYGINLPDSVILCYKDELAAKSNMENTKSILFYINPIDKGTVFGQKDLQQIIKAKNIANKAQFYKLASNTSMIKRLVQHEINVYKKLNLNSFIPNFKELFRSI
- the rny gene encoding ribonuclease Y — encoded protein: MIEIIIGSIAFVGGGIVSYFVLQKTLKARSSSIIRDAQSEAEVIKKDKILQAKEKFFQLKTEHEKQINSRNNKLLAAETKYKQRENALNQRIDEFQRKKKEVDIVRENLTVQIDLVERKSDELEKAKKQQIEQLEKISGLSGEEAKTQLIDSMRDVAKTEAMSYVNEIMEEAKMTANMEAKKVVVKTIQRVATETAIENSVTIFHIESDEIKGRIIGREGRNIRALEAATGIEIIVDDTPEAIVLSGFDPVRREIARLALHQLVTDGRIHPARIEEVVNKVRKQIEEEIIETGKRTAIDLGVHGLHPELIRLVGKMKYRSSYGQNLLQHSRETANLCAIMATELGLNAKRAKRAGLLHDIGKVPDEEPELPHAILGMKLAEKYKEKPDICNAIGAHHDEIEMTSMISPIIQACDAISGARPGARREIVESYIKRLKDLENLALSHPGVLKTYAIQAGRELRVIVGSDKVSDKEAETLSLDIAQKIQDEMTYPGQVKITVIRETRAINYAK
- a CDS encoding cell division protein ZapA, which codes for MDEKLSIRVNVADRFYPLKIDRNQEEVIRKAAKMINEKVLQYKQRYKDKDTQDFLAMASLQYVIKVIEAENKTDVSPVLEEVKAMEQELREFLDKE
- the rplS gene encoding 50S ribosomal protein L19; translated protein: MDLIKIAEEAFATGVQNPEFKAGDTISVSYKIKEGNKERIQIFRGVVIQIKGTGTTKTFTIRKMSGNVGVERIIPLCSPFIDKIEVNKRGRVRRARIFYLRALTGKKARIKERRF
- a CDS encoding prohibitin family protein; the encoded protein is MKKQPYFLIVLGILAVILVLSGSSMFVTLQPGERGVIFRKFSGGLDKEHVAQPGFHIIAPWNKMNVYIVREQKSEETMDVLDKSGLSLNIDVSVRFNPEYNKIGYLHEIFGKDYINQLVIPEVRSSVRQVAGRYNAEEIYSTKRKEVEDAIIQETSIILKKNNIQMKALLIRSINLPAKIKTAIESKLQQEQEALAYQFRLDKEKSEAERKRIAADGEAVANKIINSSLTEALLKMRGIEATIKLSESPNSKVVVIGSGKDGMPLILGNN